Proteins encoded in a region of the Marinitoga sp. 38H-ov genome:
- a CDS encoding methyl-accepting chemotaxis protein — protein MDRNKVNVKFFNSFGFKIGILILSLSIIPLIIISLVVNFSINKQENSIKNTIEKQIISIQNDYKEQFQNYNEILKSEIDKYNENLSEQIHLLNSEINTKFEDLFIKNYDKSLSTLLSIFENKIKENIDNQRIFLNSISRSSEIKEKSASGSISIINKYTLLQSYAELNVFDGIQLWLVNPKLFTKKSAFTLKINDSTYNIQKKAESYMPGKDFLKSLDITNNVEIYSKNIISKNLSYGISEIIFVDKKPYFISVVPVYDPIVTQKIVGLLVGLKNFGYEDIVEIGNLIDAYLVFYSSDGKPLFGNIPISNLEFDSSKINKFITEKLLNKDSRSFYTTSQIFPFMYIQISKPIVKTETNIDISLKKDFTLPNFKTQNISLDLNIDMSGVIKIIIIVILFIILISIIISLYMGKKLSKDLYVVAENLDNISKGDLRNIKKLSRKKHDEIGIMMNKIHNTIDFLIKLFKDLNEYSNKLNNASNEIDNSSEKLEKTKNIINNLIENTRNLINDLSDFLISLDKNIEILFNNSDEIKAESNTIEKTINKLGEFNRTTKNVTLETKETTNTINTLIENLFISFNKFNDKVENIFNFVEKISDIAKQTNLLALNAAIEAARAGESGKGFAVVADEIRSLSVETNNIAIDISNQIKTIEKDMEQLLNEVHYSKENIHNLDNIMNKFENDMDEINNLTIELDNVFNILKKIIEDQNEILKTFEEKKNDINGFLLTSKDKIIESTNIIDNETEIINILISQSEKLQETSNKLTSIISFFKLD, from the coding sequence ATGGATAGAAATAAAGTAAATGTAAAGTTCTTTAATTCTTTTGGTTTTAAAATAGGTATTTTGATATTATCATTATCTATTATTCCACTTATAATTATTTCATTAGTAGTTAATTTTTCTATAAATAAACAAGAGAATTCAATTAAAAATACTATTGAAAAACAAATTATTTCTATACAAAATGATTATAAGGAACAATTTCAAAATTATAATGAGATTTTAAAATCGGAAATAGATAAATATAATGAGAATCTTTCTGAACAAATACATCTCTTAAATAGCGAAATTAATACAAAATTTGAAGATTTATTTATTAAGAACTACGATAAAAGTTTATCAACTTTATTATCTATATTTGAAAATAAAATAAAAGAGAATATAGATAATCAAAGAATATTTCTTAACTCGATTTCAAGAAGTTCAGAAATCAAAGAGAAGTCTGCTTCTGGATCTATATCTATAATAAATAAATATACTTTATTGCAATCATATGCAGAATTAAATGTATTTGATGGAATTCAATTATGGTTGGTTAATCCTAAACTTTTTACAAAAAAAAGTGCATTTACATTGAAAATAAATGATTCAACGTATAATATTCAAAAAAAAGCTGAAAGTTATATGCCTGGAAAAGATTTTTTGAAATCACTTGATATAACTAACAATGTTGAAATATATTCAAAAAACATAATATCTAAAAATTTGTCTTATGGTATAAGTGAAATTATTTTTGTTGATAAAAAGCCTTATTTTATTTCCGTTGTTCCGGTTTATGATCCAATAGTAACTCAAAAAATAGTAGGCTTATTAGTTGGTTTAAAGAATTTTGGATATGAGGATATTGTAGAGATTGGTAATTTGATTGATGCATATTTAGTTTTTTATTCTTCTGATGGAAAACCATTATTTGGAAATATTCCTATCTCAAATTTAGAATTTGATTCTTCGAAAATAAATAAATTTATAACTGAAAAATTGCTTAATAAAGATTCGAGAAGTTTTTATACAACATCACAGATTTTTCCTTTTATGTATATACAAATATCAAAACCTATTGTAAAAACAGAGACAAATATTGATATAAGTTTAAAAAAGGATTTTACATTACCTAATTTCAAAACACAAAATATTTCTTTAGATTTAAATATTGATATGAGTGGCGTTATAAAAATAATTATAATAGTTATTTTATTTATAATACTTATCTCGATTATTATTTCTTTATATATGGGTAAAAAATTATCTAAAGATTTATACGTTGTTGCTGAAAATCTTGATAATATATCTAAAGGAGATTTAAGAAATATAAAAAAATTATCTAGAAAAAAACACGATGAAATAGGTATTATGATGAATAAAATACATAACACAATAGATTTTTTGATTAAATTATTTAAAGATTTAAATGAATATTCTAATAAATTAAATAATGCATCAAATGAAATAGATAATTCTTCCGAAAAACTAGAAAAAACAAAAAATATAATTAATAATCTTATTGAAAATACCAGAAATTTAATAAATGATTTATCTGACTTTTTAATTTCATTAGATAAAAATATTGAAATATTATTTAATAATAGCGATGAAATTAAAGCTGAATCTAATACAATTGAAAAAACTATAAATAAATTAGGAGAATTTAATAGAACTACTAAAAATGTAACTCTAGAAACTAAAGAAACTACAAACACTATCAATACACTTATAGAAAATTTATTTATAAGTTTTAATAAATTTAATGATAAAGTGGAAAATATATTTAATTTTGTTGAAAAAATATCTGATATTGCTAAACAAACAAATTTATTAGCTTTAAATGCCGCGATAGAAGCTGCAAGAGCTGGAGAATCCGGTAAAGGGTTTGCAGTAGTAGCCGATGAAATTAGAAGTTTATCCGTTGAAACCAATAATATTGCTATAGATATTTCAAATCAAATAAAAACAATTGAAAAAGATATGGAGCAATTATTAAATGAAGTTCATTATTCAAAAGAAAATATACATAACTTAGATAATATAATGAATAAATTCGAAAATGATATGGATGAAATTAATAATCTTACAATAGAATTGGATAATGTATTTAATATTTTGAAAAAAATTATAGAAGATCAAAATGAAATATTAAAAACATTTGAAGAAAAGAAAAACGATATAAATGGATTTTTATTAACTTCAAAAGATAAAATAATAGAATCCACAAACATAATTGATAACGAAACAGAAATAATTAACATTCTAATTAGTCAATCAGAAAAATTGCAAGAAACCTCAAATAAATTAACATCTATTATATCCTTTTTTAAATTAGATTAA
- the glnA gene encoding type I glutamate--ammonia ligase — MEREEILRLIESEKVKFIRLQITDINGLLKNVEIPWDELRNSFENGTMFDGSSIEGFVRIEESDMYLRPDPSTFSIYPWTDKGYKSARLICDVYNSNGEPFDGDPRYRLKLVLNRLKEKGYSAYVGPEPEFFLLPKDEKTHKPILELLDHGGYFDLLPIDHCEETRKDIVLALEEMGINVEASHHEVAPSQHEIDFTYDEALRTADNIQTFKLVVKTIALLRGLHATFMPKPFFGENGSGMHTHLSLFKNGENAFYDISKEYELSDELRYFVGGILKHIKAITAIANPTINSYKRLVPGYEAPVNIAWSPSNRSALIRVPASRGKGTRIEVRSPDPTANPYLLLSVLFASGLEGIENKIEPPEAISANIYHMTPEERDKVGIEQLPSNLKEAIEEMKKDELIKEVLGEHIFNKYIELKEREWKEFSINITNWEINKYLWIM, encoded by the coding sequence ATGGAGAGGGAAGAGATTTTAAGATTAATTGAATCAGAAAAGGTTAAGTTTATTAGATTGCAAATTACAGATATTAATGGATTATTGAAGAATGTAGAAATTCCTTGGGATGAATTGAGAAATTCATTTGAAAATGGAACTATGTTTGATGGTTCCTCAATAGAAGGTTTTGTTAGAATTGAAGAATCTGACATGTATTTAAGACCAGATCCATCTACCTTTTCTATTTATCCTTGGACTGACAAAGGATACAAATCAGCTAGGTTGATTTGTGATGTTTATAATTCAAATGGGGAACCATTTGATGGTGATCCGAGATATAGATTAAAACTTGTATTAAATAGATTGAAAGAGAAGGGGTATTCGGCTTATGTCGGACCTGAACCAGAATTTTTCTTATTACCAAAAGATGAAAAAACACATAAACCAATTTTAGAATTACTGGACCATGGAGGATATTTTGATTTATTACCTATTGATCATTGCGAAGAAACCAGAAAAGATATTGTATTAGCTTTAGAAGAAATGGGGATTAATGTTGAGGCTTCGCATCATGAAGTTGCTCCGTCTCAACATGAAATAGATTTTACATATGATGAAGCGTTAAGAACTGCAGATAATATTCAAACCTTTAAATTAGTAGTAAAAACAATAGCTTTGCTTAGAGGGTTGCATGCTACATTTATGCCTAAACCATTTTTTGGCGAAAATGGTTCTGGAATGCATACGCATTTGAGTTTGTTTAAAAACGGTGAAAATGCTTTTTATGATATTAGTAAAGAATATGAATTGAGTGATGAATTAAGGTATTTTGTTGGAGGTATTTTGAAACATATAAAAGCTATAACAGCTATTGCTAACCCAACTATAAATAGCTATAAAAGACTTGTTCCTGGATATGAAGCTCCTGTAAATATTGCATGGTCACCAAGTAATAGAAGTGCTTTAATTAGAGTTCCAGCATCTAGAGGTAAAGGAACTAGAATAGAAGTTAGAAGTCCAGATCCTACAGCCAATCCGTATTTATTATTATCAGTGTTATTTGCTTCAGGATTAGAAGGTATAGAAAATAAAATAGAACCACCAGAAGCTATTTCCGCTAATATATATCATATGACACCAGAAGAAAGAGATAAAGTTGGAATAGAACAGTTACCTTCTAATTTAAAAGAAGCAATAGAAGAAATGAAAAAGGATGAATTAATAAAAGAAGTTTTAGGAGAACATATATTTAATAAATATATTGAATTAAAAGAAAGAGAATGGAAAGAATTTTCTATTAATATAACTAATTGGGAAATTAATAAATATTTATGGATTATGTAA